A region from the Halosolutus gelatinilyticus genome encodes:
- the psmB gene encoding archaeal proteasome endopeptidase complex subunit beta, with amino-acid sequence MRTPYDSDFSRTVDQMADDPNPYEPEIGSLPQNDLSRADLQNVNKTGTTTIGITTADGVVIATDMRASLGGRFVSNKNVQKVEQIHPTGALTLVGSVGGAQSFISSLRAEVNLYEARRGENMSIEALATLAGNFARGGPFFAIHPILGGVDDEGSHVYSIDPAGGVMEDDYTVTGSGMQLAYGHLEQAYEEGLSNEEAKTIAARGIKSAVERDTGSGNGVFLCEITDEGVEIHGHHDFDEVL; translated from the coding sequence ATGCGTACACCATACGACTCGGACTTCTCCCGGACGGTCGACCAGATGGCCGACGATCCGAACCCGTACGAGCCCGAGATCGGCTCGCTCCCCCAGAACGACCTCTCGCGTGCCGATCTCCAGAACGTCAACAAGACCGGAACGACGACGATCGGCATCACGACGGCCGACGGCGTCGTCATCGCGACGGACATGCGCGCCAGTCTCGGCGGCCGATTCGTCTCGAACAAGAACGTCCAGAAGGTCGAGCAGATTCACCCGACCGGCGCGTTGACCCTGGTCGGGAGCGTCGGCGGCGCCCAGTCGTTCATTTCGAGCCTGCGCGCGGAGGTCAACCTCTACGAGGCTCGGCGCGGCGAGAACATGAGCATCGAGGCCCTCGCGACCCTCGCCGGCAACTTCGCTCGCGGCGGTCCGTTCTTCGCCATTCACCCGATCCTGGGCGGCGTCGACGACGAGGGCAGTCACGTCTACAGCATCGATCCCGCCGGCGGCGTCATGGAGGACGACTACACCGTCACCGGCTCGGGGATGCAACTCGCCTACGGTCACCTCGAACAGGCCTACGAGGAGGGGCTCTCGAACGAGGAAGCGAAAACGATCGCCGCTCGCGGCATCAAGTCCGCGGTCGAGCGCGACACCGGCTCCGGGAACGGCGTCTTCCTCTGTGAAATCACCGACGAGGGCGTCGAGATCCACGGCCACCACGACTTCGACGAAGTGCTCTAG
- a CDS encoding Gfo/Idh/MocA family protein — protein sequence MSRAGVGIGIVGLGGMGHLHARSLEDLGASVVAGADLVPDQRDRFADEFAARTYETHEGLVVDDDVDAVVVTTPNRFHEPITVDALEAGCHVLVEKPLAHTLESAERVAAAAARSDTVCMVGFHNRHAASMAMFDEQHARGRFGDLTHVEANYVRRRGVPGPGSWFTDPDLAGGGALLDIGVHALDLALYALDFPEIAEVSGVTRTTFGTREEYADPDGFGDNWNAEAETYEVDDSVSAFIRCADGQTISLEAAWATNRDESMDFRVRGTEAGARFDIGDTNMTILEAGTAGCDHYADVDLGGDPSLTGHRTQDEAFLETVVAGTGAETNTVEEALTVQRVIDAIYRSSDLGHSVAIEEPEVPVERRARIK from the coding sequence ATGAGTAGGGCAGGAGTCGGCATCGGGATCGTCGGACTCGGGGGAATGGGTCATCTTCATGCACGAAGTCTCGAGGACCTCGGCGCGAGCGTCGTCGCGGGTGCCGACCTCGTTCCCGATCAGCGGGATCGGTTCGCCGACGAGTTCGCCGCGAGGACGTATGAGACACACGAGGGGCTCGTCGTCGACGACGACGTCGACGCGGTCGTCGTCACCACGCCCAACCGATTTCACGAACCGATCACCGTCGACGCGCTCGAGGCCGGCTGTCACGTGCTGGTCGAAAAGCCCCTCGCCCACACGTTAGAAAGCGCAGAGCGCGTCGCGGCGGCCGCAGCCAGAAGCGACACCGTCTGCATGGTCGGCTTCCATAACCGCCACGCCGCGTCGATGGCCATGTTCGACGAACAACACGCCCGCGGCCGCTTCGGCGATCTGACGCACGTCGAAGCCAACTACGTGCGACGACGCGGCGTCCCCGGTCCCGGTTCCTGGTTCACCGATCCCGATCTGGCCGGCGGCGGCGCCTTGCTCGACATCGGCGTCCACGCGCTCGATTTGGCCCTCTACGCGCTCGACTTCCCGGAGATCGCGGAGGTCTCCGGCGTCACCCGGACGACGTTTGGAACGCGCGAGGAGTACGCCGACCCCGACGGATTCGGCGACAACTGGAACGCCGAAGCGGAGACCTACGAGGTCGACGATTCGGTCAGCGCGTTCATCCGGTGTGCCGACGGACAGACGATCTCGCTCGAAGCCGCCTGGGCTACGAACCGCGACGAGAGTATGGACTTTCGCGTCCGCGGCACCGAGGCCGGTGCGCGCTTCGACATCGGCGATACGAACATGACGATCCTCGAAGCCGGAACCGCCGGCTGTGACCACTACGCGGACGTCGATCTCGGCGGCGATCCGTCGTTGACCGGACACAGGACGCAGGACGAAGCGTTCCTCGAAACGGTCGTCGCCGGCACGGGCGCCGAAACCAACACGGTCGAGGAGGCGCTGACCGTCCAGCGCGTGATCGACGCGATCTACCGATCGAGCGATCTCGGTCACTCGGTCGCGATCGAGGAACCCGAGGTTCCGGTAGAGCGGCGCGCCCGGATCAAATAA
- a CDS encoding ThuA domain-containing protein codes for MGAVTIWNEFRHEREDDDAAAVYPDGIHETIAEFLTDRGREVRTATLDEPEHGLTEDVLAETDVLCWWGHVAHDEVSDEVVDRVYERVLEGMGLIVLHSGHYAKIFKRLTGTSCSLQWREDGATERLWVVDPGHPIADGLDESIELPETEMYGEPFDIPEPDRLVFVSWFEGGEVFRSGCCYRRGKGRVFYFRPGHETYPIYENEAVQQVIDNAVDWASPVEGSPRSFGRRD; via the coding sequence ATGGGAGCCGTCACGATCTGGAACGAGTTTCGACACGAGCGCGAAGACGACGACGCCGCTGCCGTCTACCCCGACGGGATCCACGAGACGATCGCCGAGTTCTTGACCGATCGCGGCCGCGAGGTTCGAACTGCGACCCTGGACGAGCCGGAGCATGGACTCACCGAGGACGTGCTCGCGGAGACCGACGTCCTCTGTTGGTGGGGCCACGTCGCCCACGACGAAGTGAGCGACGAGGTCGTCGATCGAGTGTACGAGCGCGTGCTAGAGGGAATGGGACTGATCGTCCTCCACTCGGGCCATTATGCGAAGATCTTCAAGCGGCTCACGGGGACCTCCTGTAGCCTCCAGTGGCGCGAGGACGGCGCCACCGAGCGGCTGTGGGTCGTCGATCCCGGCCACCCGATCGCCGACGGCCTCGACGAGTCGATCGAACTCCCCGAGACCGAGATGTACGGGGAGCCGTTCGACATCCCGGAACCCGATCGGCTGGTGTTCGTCAGCTGGTTCGAGGGCGGCGAGGTGTTCCGCAGCGGCTGTTGCTACCGGCGCGGGAAGGGCCGGGTCTTCTACTTCCGACCGGGCCACGAGACGTACCCGATCTACGAGAACGAGGCCGTCCAGCAAGTCATCGACAACGCCGTCGACTGGGCCAGCCCCGTCGAGGGCTCGCCGCGATCGTTCGGCCGGCGAGACTGA